From the Colletotrichum lupini chromosome 1, complete sequence genome, the window CCACTGAGATTGAGGGTGGAAAGGGCCTCAGCTTGTTGTGCCCGACGAGAAAGATCAAGACGCGGGGTCACACTTTGAATGCGAGCACAGTCACTCTTGTAAGTCAACGACTCATACCCTCACTTTCACTCCTCACCATGAAATGCCTTTGCTCACACGCAGCAACAGGATGTCAAGGCCGAATTCGACGGCGTCATCTCAGTCGAGGCAACGCACTGGGCCGGCGCCCTCAACAAGGGCCCCCATTTTGAGCTCTTCCCCGACGGCAGACCACCAGAAGCCGAGACAAAAATCACAAAGGGCGACAAGGGCACGACGACCCTGACCTCGGGCTCGCTGTCCGCGACCATCCACCCAGACTTTGACATACAGTTCCACAGCACCGACGGCGCCAAGCGGCTGACGTCGCTCGGCAGCCGAAGCGTCGGCCTCGCCTACAACCCCGCGCCAAGCACCCCGATGCAGACGGGCGACATGCGCGACTTCAAGCACTACATGTTCACCCAGACCACCCTCGGCGTTGGCGAGACCATCCACGGCCTCGGCGAGCGCTTCGGCGCCTACAATAAAGTCGGCCAGTCCATCTCCCTCTGGAACGCCGACGGCGGCACTTCCAGCGAGCAGGCCTACAAGAACGTCTCCTTCTGGCTCAGTTCCAAGGGCTACGGCGTGTTTATCGACACGCCGGGGCGCGTGGAGCTCGAGGTCGGCAGCGAGCGCTGCAACCGCCTGCAGACCGTCGTCGAGGGCCAGCGGCTCAAGTGGTACCTGATCTACGGGCCCACCCCGAAAGACATCCTCAAGCGCTACACCACGCTCACGGGCCGCGCCGGCAAAGTACCCAGCTGGAGCTTCGGCCTGTGGCTGACGACGAGCTTTACGACGAACTACGACGAGGAGACGGTCAACACGTTCCTCGAGGGCATGAAGGCCCGCGGCTCGCCCGTCGACGTGTTCCACTATGACTGCTTCTGGATGAAGGCTTTCACGTGGACCGACTTCGTCTTTGACTCGGAGCGCTTCCCGGACCCGAAGGCGCAAATCGCCCGCCTCAAGGAGTCCGGGCTGTGCAAAAAGGTCTGCGTGTGGATCAACCCCTACATCGCGCAGCACGGCGAGGCCTTCAAAGAGGCCGCGGACAAGGGATACCTCGTCAAGCGCAAGAACGGCGACGTCTGGCAGTGGGACCTGTGGCAGGCCGGCATGGGCCTCGTGGACTTCACCAACCCGGACGCCTGCGCGTGGTACGAGGAGAAGCTCAACACCTTGTTCGACCAGGGCGTCGACGCCATCAAGACGGATTTCGGCGAGCGCATCCCGACCCTCGACGTCGAGTGGCACGACAAGACGATCGACCCGGTCAAGATGCACAACTACTATGCCTTCTCCTACAACAAGGTCGTCTACGAGGCGCTGCAGAAGCGCTACGGCGCCGACGAGGCCGTCCTCTTCGCACGCGCCGCGTGCGCCGGCACCCAGCGGTTCCCGCTCCAGTGGGGCGGCGACTGCGAGTCCACGCCCGAGGCCATGGCCGAGTCGGTCCGCGGCGGGCTCGGGCTCGGCCTCAGCGGCTTCTCGTTCTGGAGCTGCGACATCGGCGGGTTCGAGGGGTACCCGCCGCCGTGGATCTACAAGCGGTGGGTGGCCATGGGTCTGCTGTGCAGCCACAGCCGGCTGCACGGGAGCAGCTCGTACCGCGTGCCCTGGGTgattgacgacgacgataagTCCGAGGAAGGGTGCTCGCAGACGCTGGCGACGTGGACGAAGCTCAAGGCGAGGCTGATGCCGTATATCTACGCGCAGGCGCAGACGGCGGTGGAGAGGGGGTTGCCGCTCTCGCTGAGGGCCATGTGCATCGAGTTCCCCGAGGACCCGACGTCGTGGTACCTCGACCGGCAGTTCATGGTCG encodes:
- a CDS encoding glycosyl hydrolase family 31, whose product is MASQGVAVLGPRGSGLTTEQSYELGSQEAVGDGKVGEILCLFLTQQDWTQWKTGGCFCRTDRGFHLFVEEKEACGEGEKRQLIRTPRTAQIRPVRLKNGNSTNTYGPGGKREETPSKPHTNCPAWNGTSHLALSIHQITHPQISAKSRVYATFCGNTRSSPSPTGYRLPSSSRSPAHFGSCAIGPHPGTNRGLVPEARSIAEYRRDCDDGIRPISPRQRDSAVLRVSPLSKTTPPINPPHASCSKEFCRTRDEIHFSLEPLLPAELDTPPFKEIIMVRLRDGMWLPAEGTATEYAEEVYYTTEIEGGKGLSLLCPTRKIKTRGHTLNASTVTLDVKAEFDGVISVEATHWAGALNKGPHFELFPDGRPPEAETKITKGDKGTTTLTSGSLSATIHPDFDIQFHSTDGAKRLTSLGSRSVGLAYNPAPSTPMQTGDMRDFKHYMFTQTTLGVGETIHGLGERFGAYNKVGQSISLWNADGGTSSEQAYKNVSFWLSSKGYGVFIDTPGRVELEVGSERCNRLQTVVEGQRLKWYLIYGPTPKDILKRYTTLTGRAGKVPSWSFGLWLTTSFTTNYDEETVNTFLEGMKARGSPVDVFHYDCFWMKAFTWTDFVFDSERFPDPKAQIARLKESGLCKKVCVWINPYIAQHGEAFKEAADKGYLVKRKNGDVWQWDLWQAGMGLVDFTNPDACAWYEEKLNTLFDQGVDAIKTDFGERIPTLDVEWHDKTIDPVKMHNYYAFSYNKVVYEALQKRYGADEAVLFARAACAGTQRFPLQWGGDCESTPEAMAESVRGGLGLGLSGFSFWSCDIGGFEGYPPPWIYKRWVAMGLLCSHSRLHGSSSYRVPWVIDDDDKSEEGCSQTLATWTKLKARLMPYIYAQAQTAVERGLPLSLRAMCIEFPEDPTSWYLDRQFMVGDSLLAAPIFEESGEVEFYLPKGKWTSFFSGEHREGPGWFKETHGFGTLPLYVRENSILVLGAETAVGAVYDYVRDNEVRLYQVKEGAAATLVGSDGKEIGVLEVGADGKLKDTVLLNGKISIKEL